A portion of the Pseudomonadota bacterium genome contains these proteins:
- a CDS encoding shikimate kinase has translation MAAVSRRNVYLAGMMGTGKSTVGRELARLMGRKFVDTDAALERRLGMPVSECFVREGEAWFRAQEKALSLELAALSNRVVATGGGTLLDPEVRALFTSTGVVICLFTQKEELVTRLERTDKRPLLKDQPIDQKVEELLRQRKEVYDTIPIRIDTTHLTPQEAAHKIHDLLKLRQKILAQLQSQYIVIT, from the coding sequence ATGGCGGCAGTCTCGCGGCGCAACGTCTATCTTGCGGGCATGATGGGCACGGGCAAGAGCACCGTTGGCCGTGAGCTGGCTCGTCTCATGGGCCGCAAGTTCGTCGACACCGACGCCGCTCTCGAGCGCCGTCTGGGCATGCCCGTGAGCGAGTGCTTCGTGCGCGAGGGCGAGGCCTGGTTCCGCGCTCAGGAGAAGGCGCTGTCGCTCGAGCTGGCCGCGCTGAGCAACCGTGTCGTGGCGACGGGGGGCGGAACCCTGCTCGATCCGGAGGTGCGCGCGCTCTTCACCTCGACCGGCGTTGTCATCTGCCTGTTCACCCAGAAAGAGGAGCTCGTCACGCGCCTGGAGCGCACCGACAAGCGCCCGTTGCTCAAGGACCAGCCGATCGACCAGAAGGTCGAGGAGCTCCTTCGCCAGCGCAAGGAGGTCTACGACACCATCCCCATTCGCATCGACACCACGCACCTGACACCGCAGGAGGCGGCACACAAGATCCACGACCTGCTCAAGCTGCGCCAGAAGATCCTCGCACAGCTCCAGAGCCAGTACATCGTCATCACATGA